A part of Aegilops tauschii subsp. strangulata cultivar AL8/78 chromosome 2, Aet v6.0, whole genome shotgun sequence genomic DNA contains:
- the LOC109751557 gene encoding uncharacterized protein isoform X2, with translation MPDFKMGGKRGDESAPTDAGDEDGEDDDGDEDGDFAEGEEEISEGEEYDNPKASDAKKKQIGEGEENGEDDEEEQEEQEGGGGDDDDDDDDDDNEDDDDDDDEVAAEDDEDGVEEEDDDQDNDDDEEDDDEDSLQPPKKRKK, from the coding sequence ATGCCAGACTTCAAGATGGGTGGAAAGAGGGGCGATGAATCTGCCCCTACTGATGCTGGTGATGAAGATGGCGAAGATGATGACGGGGATGAGGATGGCGACTTCGCGGAGGGCGAAGAGGAAATCTCGGAAGGAGAGGAGTATGACAACCCCAAGGCCAGTGACGCCAAGAAGAAACAAATAGGCGAGGGTGAGGAGAATGGCGAGGATGATGAGGAAGAACAAGAGGAGCAGGAAGGTGGAGGaggtgacgacgatgatgacgacgacgacgatgacaatgaggacgatgacgatgatgacGATGAAGTCGCTGCTGAAGATGATGAGGATGGAGTAGAAGAGGAGGATGACGACCAGGACAacgacgatgacgaggaggatgACGACGAGGACTCGCTCCAGCCcccgaagaagaggaagaagtgA
- the LOC109751557 gene encoding uncharacterized protein isoform X1: protein MDTAMHPAAGDDDVLADLLTVGTGTDTEGIICGMPDFKMGGKRGDESAPTDAGDEDGEDDDGDEDGDFAEGEEEISEGEEYDNPKASDAKKKQIGEGEENGEDDEEEQEEQEGGGGDDDDDDDDDDNEDDDDDDDEVAAEDDEDGVEEEDDDQDNDDDEEDDDEDSLQPPKKRKK from the exons ATGGACACCGCCATGCACCCCgccgccggcgacgacgacgTCCTCGCCGACCTGCTCACCGTCGGCACCGGCACCGACACCGAG GGCATTATTTGTGGTATGCCAGACTTCAAGATGGGTGGAAAGAGGGGCGATGAATCTGCCCCTACTGATGCTGGTGATGAAGATGGCGAAGATGATGACGGGGATGAGGATGGCGACTTCGCGGAGGGCGAAGAGGAAATCTCGGAAGGAGAGGAGTATGACAACCCCAAGGCCAGTGACGCCAAGAAGAAACAAATAGGCGAGGGTGAGGAGAATGGCGAGGATGATGAGGAAGAACAAGAGGAGCAGGAAGGTGGAGGaggtgacgacgatgatgacgacgacgacgatgacaatgaggacgatgacgatgatgacGATGAAGTCGCTGCTGAAGATGATGAGGATGGAGTAGAAGAGGAGGATGACGACCAGGACAacgacgatgacgaggaggatgACGACGAGGACTCGCTCCAGCCcccgaagaagaggaagaagtgA
- the LOC109751556 gene encoding uncharacterized protein — protein sequence MAPKKRKADPAAAAGADPAAHHEKPEQKPRVGTIYYPITDDPPEPAADAAAAAALEDEDLAYDYEEEDVTKLLEPLSREQLVALLRAAAEASPATMAAVRRAAESDPASRKLFVHGLGWGAGVEDLRSAFSRFGELEDCRVITDKQSGKSKGYGFVLYQSRTSALRALRRPQLEIGGRLAFCHLAASGPAPPASQSQNPSSNANASSGATNNSAPASSSSLPDNMQRKIFVGNVHADVDVNRLYEYFSQFGEIEEGPLGFDKSTGKPKGFALFVYKSVDSARRALEEPMRNFDGKMLNVQKAIDGRTKGSSGSNSNANNANATAASTQMTVPSIAAINPYDPSAYGATAVHDMGFAQQAALLGMGAQQQAFAQPNTAMLAMMAAAMQNPAMLASLNPAFAAAALGAGGQAGIPGFGAQGFGTQGFGAAGVNFPNAAGLQGAAAYQGGPPGFQGTPGFPTSAGFQVGQAASQTGTTAAATGAAGGYQAGAAGQGQVSNTQIGGTGFQGGY from the coding sequence aTGGCGCCGAAGAAGCGGAAGGCGGATCCGGCGGCGGCCGCCggcgccgaccccgccgcccacCACGAGAAGCCCGAGCAGAAGCCCCGCGTCGGGACCATCTACTACCCCATCACCGACGACCCCCCGGAGCCGGCcgcggacgccgccgccgccgccgctctggaGGACGAGGACCTCGCCTACGactacgaggaggaggacgtcACCAAGCTGCTCGAGCCGCTCTCCCGGGAGCAGCTCGTCGCGCTGCTCCGCGCGGCCGCCGAGGCCAGCCCCGCCACCATGGCGGCCGTGCGCCGCGCGGCCGAGTCCGACCCCGCCAGCAGGAAGCTCTTCGTGCACGGCCTCGGCTGGGGCGCCGGCGTCGAGGACCTCCGCTCCGCCTTCTCCCGCTTCGGCGAGCTCGAGGACTGCCGCGTCATCACGGACAAGCAGTCCGGCAAGTCCAAGGGCTACGGCTTCGTCCTCTACCAGTCCCGCACCTCGGCGCTCCGCGCCCTCCGCCGCCCCCAGCTCGAAATCGGCGGCCGCCTCGCCTTCTGCCACCTCGCCGCCTCGGGCCCCGCTCCCCCGGCCTCCCAGTCCCAGAACCCTAGCTCCAACGCCAACGCCAGCTCGGGCGCCACCAACAACAGCGCCCccgcttcctcctcctcgctgCCTGACAACATGCAGCGCAAGATCTTTGTTGGCAACGTGCACGCTGATGTTGATGTAAATCGCCTCTATGAGTACTTCTCGCAGTTTGGTGAGATTGAAGAGGGGCCGCTGGGCTTTGACAAGAGCACCGGCAAGCCCAAGGGGTTTGCGCTGTTCGTTTACAAGTCTGTGGACAGTGCTCGCCGTGCCCTGGAGGAGCCTATGAGGAATTTTGATGGCAAGATGCTCAATGTGCAGAAGGCCATAGATGGGAGGACAAAGGGCTCATCTGGGTCGAACTCGAATGCTAACAATGCCAATGCCACCGCTGCTTCTACACAAATGACCGTGCCCTCTATTGCCGCCATTAATCCATATGATCCATCAGCGTATGGTGCCACTGCTGTTCATGACATGGGGTTCGCCCAGCAAGCTGCCTTGCTGGGGATGGGTGCACAGCAGCAAGCATTTGCGCAGCCCAATACTGCAATGCTGGCCATGATGGCAGCCGCGATGCAGAACCCAGCCATGCTTGCATCGCTAAATCCAGCTTTTGCTGCTGCTGCATTGGGCGCCGGGGGGCAAGCTGGCATTCCTGGTTTTGGAGCTCAGGGCTTTGGGACACAAGGGTTTGGGGCTGCTGGCGTCAATTTTCCAAATGCAGCAGGTCTTCAGGGAGCTGCAGCATATCAAGGAGGGCCTCCTGGTTTTCAGGGGACACCTGGGTTCCCCACTTCTGCTGGGTTTCAGGTCGGCCAAGCAGCTTCCCAAACGGGCACTACTGCAGCGGCCACTGGTGCTGCTGGTGGTTATCAGGCTGGGGCTGCTGGGCAGGGCCAAGTGTCCAATACCCAGATTGGTGGCACTGGTTTTCAGGGTGGCTATTGA